One window of Quercus robur chromosome 5, dhQueRobu3.1, whole genome shotgun sequence genomic DNA carries:
- the LOC126727056 gene encoding stigma-specific STIG1-like protein 3: protein MNSLMLFFVLVNLMALFITLSATTSNNEQFLNEDDETQEAISLRRTSRFLAQKNARVVMTCDKYPRVCHAKGSPGRDCCKKKCVNVLTDRLNCGKCGKKCKYSEICCKGECVNPRSNKKYCGSCGNKCEKGNVCVYGMCSYA from the coding sequence ATGAATTCCCTAATGCTATTCTTTGTCCTGGTCAATCTCATGGCTTTGTTCATTACTCTTTCCGCCACAACATCTAACAATGAACAATTCCTTAACGAGGATGATGAAACTCAAGAAGCAATTTCTCTCCGACGGACTAGCCGGTTTCTAGCTCAGAAAAATGCCCGAGTTGTCATGACATGTGACAAGTACCCTAGAGTTTGTCATGCCAAAGGCAGCCCGGGGCGAGATTGTTGTAAGAAGAAATGTGTGAATGTGTTAACAGACAGGCTCAATTGTGGGAAGTGTGGGAAGAAATGTAAGTACTCAGAGATTTGTTGCAAAGGTGAGTGTGTAAACCCCAGGTCCAACAAAAAGTATTGTGGAAGTTGTGGCAACAAGTGCGAGAAAGGGAATGTATGCGTATATGGGATGTGCAGCTATGCTTAA